A part of Misgurnus anguillicaudatus chromosome 6, ASM2758022v2, whole genome shotgun sequence genomic DNA contains:
- the LOC129433945 gene encoding uncharacterized protein, whose amino-acid sequence MDSASVSSKLIYKMCDEDIKKLIQLRSSNAALFDGRKNSSKTAWSAILREMGLDDRMTTDQVAKKWENLKAKYKDAKYPPSGVEKNPTCWKWFNLMDDALAEDFEEKMSQTVTTSVVVNNDTPIPSKRLRQIKIGGEILEFLEEEEPVLNVTRPHSVKQEKPKGKQTGTDLEMMRTKFQRERELLEKELGGLDREKALLERERALADRERAALQRDRAQLEKDKAAVDRDKASLEQDRVRLEKDRQILHRDRLALERDKKSPEFNNHLKSGAGCNGLDCPHDKSREKLILLLEKVVEKI is encoded by the exons ATGGATTCAGCATCGGTCAGTTCTAAACTCATCTATAAAA TGTGCGACGAGGACATCAAAAAACTGATACAGCTGCGATCAAGCAACGCAGCGCTGTTTGACGGGAGGAAAAATTCATCTAAAACAGCGTGGAG tgcgatTCTCAGAGAAATGGGACTGGATGATAGGATGACAACTGACCAGGTTGCCAAAAAGTGGGAAAACCTTAAAGCAAAATATAAG GATGCAAAATATCCTCCCAGTGGCGTGGAGAAGAATCCCACTTGCTGGAAATGGTTCAATCTTATGGATGATGCACTGGCAGAAGATTTCGAAGAAAAGATGAGCCAGACGGTAACCACATCCGTTGTTGTCAATAATGACACACCTATACCCAGTAAGAGGTTACGGCAAATCAAAATTGGGGGGGAAATATTGGAATTCTTGGAGGAAGAAGAACCTGTGTTAAATGTCACCAGACCACATTCGGTTAAGCAAGAAAAACCAAAAGGAAAACAAACTGGCACGGATCTAGAAATGATGAGAACAAAATTTCAAAGAGAAAGAGAACTTCTTGAGAAGGAACTCGGAGGCCTGGACAGAGAAAAAGCTCTTTTAGAGCGGGAAAGGGCCCTTGCGGATCGAGAAAGGGCAGCGCTTCAGAGAGACCGAGCTCAGCTCGAGAAGGACAAAGCTGCAGTCGACAGAGACAAGGCATCTTTGGAACAAGACAGAGTCCGTCTTGAAAAAGACAGACAAATTTTACACAGGGACCGACTGGCTCTTGAAAGAGACAAAAAGTCACCAGAATTTAACAATCATTTGAAAAGCGGTGCTGGATGTAATGGATTGGATTGTCCTCATGATAAAAGCAGAGAAAAATTAATATTGTTACTTGAAAAAGTGGTTGAAAAGATTTGA